One Cohnella candidum genomic region harbors:
- a CDS encoding GntR family transcriptional regulator — protein sequence MSNDRLPLYMQIQDHFKEQIVSGVLRTNDKIPSEKELMEQFGVSRITVANALVQLAKEGWIHRIPGRGSFVKEVPADADDSRGRGDYSSLWTGIADGSVMPEHSGNRKKIKTIGLIIPTVVDFFAIRLINGINEVLKKHGYHLYVALSNNDIDTEKNLILESIADGTSGLIIFPSDAETYNEEILALKTKKYPFVLIDRYLAGIETNFVCTDSQKGAQLALDHLWDLGHRDIAICSDTPLPTITVSDRIAGYMEALRQRGAMINPAMILTNFQVDYSDIREDHPLYRFIRNKMATAYITLNARLGVYISNIARQIGLKVPADISVLTFDDPSSGYDEFGSYTHISQAEFTMGKEAADILVRLLENDGQAGKYSKITMEPQLVVRSSTSRIKLPV from the coding sequence ATGTCTAACGATCGCCTGCCGCTGTATATGCAAATACAAGACCACTTCAAGGAACAGATTGTAAGCGGAGTGCTGCGGACAAACGATAAAATACCGTCTGAAAAAGAATTGATGGAGCAGTTCGGGGTGAGCCGGATAACGGTTGCGAATGCGCTTGTTCAGCTGGCCAAGGAGGGGTGGATTCACCGTATTCCGGGCCGCGGCAGCTTCGTGAAAGAAGTGCCCGCAGACGCAGACGACAGTCGCGGGCGAGGGGATTACTCGTCGCTCTGGACCGGCATCGCCGACGGTTCGGTGATGCCGGAGCACTCCGGAAACAGGAAGAAGATCAAGACCATCGGATTGATTATTCCGACAGTTGTCGATTTCTTCGCGATTCGTCTGATTAACGGGATTAACGAGGTGTTAAAGAAGCACGGATACCATTTATACGTAGCGCTGAGCAATAATGATATCGACACCGAGAAGAATTTGATTTTGGAAAGCATCGCCGACGGAACGTCGGGTCTCATTATTTTCCCTAGCGATGCGGAGACGTACAATGAGGAAATTCTCGCGCTCAAGACGAAAAAATACCCCTTTGTGCTGATCGACCGATATTTGGCCGGCATCGAAACGAATTTCGTGTGCACGGATAGCCAGAAGGGCGCCCAATTGGCGCTCGACCACCTATGGGATCTCGGTCACCGGGATATCGCCATTTGCTCGGATACGCCGCTGCCTACCATTACCGTGAGCGATCGGATAGCCGGCTACATGGAAGCGCTAAGGCAGCGCGGCGCCATGATTAATCCGGCGATGATTCTGACGAACTTCCAGGTGGACTATTCCGATATCCGGGAAGATCACCCGCTCTACCGATTCATCCGCAACAAGATGGCGACGGCGTACATTACGCTTAATGCCAGGCTGGGCGTTTATATCTCCAACATCGCCAGGCAGATCGGCCTGAAGGTGCCGGCCGACATCTCGGTCCTTACTTTCGACGATCCGTCATCGGGTTATGACGAATTCGGCTCTTACACGCATATTTCCCAAGCGGAGTTCACGATGGGCAAGGAGGCGGCCGATATTCTTGTCAGGCTGCTGGAGAATGACGGCCAAGCGGGCAAGTACAGCAAAATTACCATGGAGCCGCAACTGGTCGTGAGGTCCTCGACAAGCCGAATCAAACTACCGGTTTAA